One stretch of Patescibacteria group bacterium DNA includes these proteins:
- a CDS encoding BrnT family toxin, with translation DGECEEAFFDEKRKILRDIIHSGDEERYILLGKTKKGIVLFIAFTIRKHTMRIISARPLNHKESHLYEKKDTSSKI, from the coding sequence GATGGGGAATGCGAAGAAGCTTTTTTCGATGAAAAAAGAAAAATTCTCCGCGATATTATTCATTCCGGAGACGAAGAGCGCTATATCCTCTTGGGAAAAACAAAAAAGGGTATTGTTTTGTTTATTGCTTTCACGATACGCAAACATACCATGCGCATTATTTCAGCGCGGCCACTTAATCATAAGGAGAGCCATCTCTATGAAAAA